A stretch of the Coleofasciculus chthonoplastes PCC 7420 genome encodes the following:
- a CDS encoding response regulator: MKVMVVDDEKDVLLLFRQRFRKEIRQGKIEFHFAFSAKEALYYLEMESKKQNCVVLILSDINMPEINGLELLKTIKSNFPNLKVFMITAYGDDENYRLSQEYGADDYIHKPVDFDQLKEKIFNLSTT; this comes from the coding sequence ATGAAAGTCATGGTAGTCGATGATGAAAAAGATGTTCTGTTGTTGTTTAGACAACGATTTAGGAAAGAGATTAGACAAGGCAAAATTGAATTTCACTTTGCGTTCTCAGCCAAGGAAGCCCTCTACTACCTTGAAATGGAAAGCAAAAAACAAAATTGTGTTGTCTTAATTCTTTCAGATATTAACATGCCGGAGATCAACGGCTTAGAATTACTTAAAACCATCAAAAGCAATTTTCCTAATTTAAAAGTTTTTATGATTACGGCTTACGGCGACGACGAAAACTATCGCCTTTCCCAAGAATACGGAGCCGATGATTATATTCATAAACCCGTTGACTTTGACCAACTCAAAGAGAAAATCTTTAATTTATCCACAACCTAG
- a CDS encoding SpoIIE family protein phosphatase produces MPAKILVVDDEPDIEPLIRQKFRKKIRCKEFQFIFACNGVDALDKLQADSDIDMVLTDINMPQMDGLALLMKLAADYPAIKTVILSAYGDMNNIRAAMNLGAFDFLTKPIDFQDLEITTYKTLNHVQQIKQALTQENYLKRLEAENLRLSTELDITRRLQQMLLPTETELRQIQGLDIAGYMQPADEVGGDYYDVLQHNGRVKIGIGDITGHGLASGVLMLMVQTAVRTLLVNNETNTVNFFSTLNQTIYHNLQRMRCDKNLSLVLIDYHQGTLTVSGQHEQMIVLRSEGRIERIDTIDLGFPIGLAEAIADFVAEATVKLYPGDGVVLYTDGITEAEDINGVQYGLERLCQVLSNNWHKSACEIKQAVIDQVWQHIGNQKVHDDITLLILKQQ; encoded by the coding sequence ATGCCAGCCAAAATACTGGTTGTCGATGATGAACCCGACATAGAACCCCTAATCCGTCAAAAATTTAGAAAAAAGATTCGGTGCAAAGAATTCCAGTTTATCTTTGCCTGTAATGGTGTGGACGCTCTAGACAAGCTCCAGGCTGACTCCGATATTGATATGGTTTTAACCGATATTAATATGCCCCAAATGGATGGGCTAGCTTTGCTGATGAAACTGGCGGCAGACTATCCAGCGATTAAAACTGTCATCCTGTCCGCTTATGGGGATATGAACAATATTCGAGCAGCGATGAACTTAGGCGCGTTTGACTTTCTCACCAAACCCATTGATTTTCAAGACTTAGAAATTACCACGTACAAAACCCTCAACCATGTCCAGCAAATTAAACAGGCATTAACCCAAGAAAACTATCTCAAGCGTTTAGAAGCCGAAAACCTACGCCTCAGCACCGAACTCGATATTACCCGACGACTGCAACAAATGCTGTTACCCACAGAGACAGAACTGCGTCAAATTCAGGGACTCGATATCGCTGGGTATATGCAACCCGCTGATGAAGTCGGGGGAGACTATTACGACGTACTGCAACACAATGGCAGGGTGAAAATTGGCATCGGCGATATCACGGGTCATGGGTTAGCCAGTGGTGTCCTCATGCTGATGGTACAAACGGCGGTGCGGACATTACTGGTCAATAATGAGACAAACACGGTTAATTTTTTCAGTACCCTCAACCAAACCATTTACCACAACCTACAACGGATGCGCTGCGACAAGAACTTAAGCCTAGTCTTAATCGACTATCATCAGGGAACTCTGACGGTGAGTGGACAACATGAACAAATGATTGTGCTACGCTCTGAGGGTAGGATTGAGCGAATTGATACGATTGATTTGGGGTTCCCCATTGGTTTGGCAGAGGCGATTGCCGACTTTGTGGCGGAAGCAACCGTAAAATTGTATCCCGGTGATGGAGTTGTCCTCTATACCGATGGGATTACTGAAGCCGAAGATATCAATGGGGTGCAATATGGACTAGAACGGCTGTGTCAAGTCTTAAGCAACAACTGGCACAAGTCAGCCTGTGAGATTAAACAGGCAGTGATTGACCAAGTGTGGCAGCATATTGGAAACCAGAAAGTTCATGATGATATTACCTTACTTATTCTTAAGCAGCAGTGA
- a CDS encoding ATP-binding sensor histidine kinase, with the protein MTSVANYQILTKIHESLHSLVYQAIVRHNHQPIILKILKNDYPTLTEITQYKQEYEITQALNVEGVIKAYDLQRYQNSLVILFEDFGGKSLNLLKGKFKLEELLTIFIKITDSLGAIHTANIIHKDINPSNIVYNPKTGQLKLIDFGISSLLSRENPTIRNPDHLEGTLAYISPEQTGRMNRVIDYRTDFYSLGVTFYELLTHQLPFATTDAMELVHGHLAKQPIPPHLLKEKSEDNLETSHNTYVPKPISDIVMKLMAKTAEDRYQSAWGLKADLETCLHQLRTSGHIAEFHLGQQDVSDKFQIPQKLYGREEEVVQLLDAFERVSQGAKEIILVAGYSGIGKSALVNEVHKPIVRQRGYFISGKFDQLKRNIPYASLTQAFQELIQQLLTESEAQLQTWKQKLLAALGSNGQIIIDVIPEVERIIGVQPPVPQLGSVEFQNRFNLVFQKFISVFTTQEHPLVIFLDDLQWADTASLKLIKLLMNNRDSHYLLMIGAYRDNEVNATHPLIQTLEQIQDTGEQVSTINLQPLDINHVNQLVSDTLNCSREDSSLLADLLFNKTNGNPFFLTQLLQYLYTEKLLSFNLNVSRWQWDIEQIRLVEITDNVVELMVGKLEKLDSQTQTILKLAACIGNRFNLDVLSVVNGTSLSETATQLWSALEAGLIVPLSGDYKTPLLWHPEVESKINSDIWQSFIQNESYAIRYKFLHDRVQQAAYALIPGDIKKEIHLKVGHLLWKNTKSDELEEKIFDIVNQLNIGAELISEQTEKYELAQLNLMAGKKAKIATAYEVAVKYLTRALELLAIDSWQEQYDLTLSIHVELVESHYLSANFEEAERLFAVVLQQAKTLLDKIKVYELKIQSDISQLNLQSAIEMALSVLEMLGINLPHTPSQRRIEQEQKSIELFLSDKSIQDLTNLPEMTDPYQLSAIRILLNLASPTYITNPQLFILVVLSLINFYLKYGNSGLSAGGYVIYGVYLCGVVEDIDSGYQFGQLSLSLLNKFDNRQLKALVSHNFNSMIRHWKDDVKNTIEPLREGFNDGIENGDLEYGCYASINYCIHLFFAGHNLKVTNKESAIYADTAIKYKQYYSAYYINICRQVILNLINQSANPLIVSGDAFNQKEILPVLIQTNNDCTLFFFYFAQSFVCYLLKDYGEALANYRLGEKYEKSAAAFMFVTQQNFYGSLSLMALYPQATKQDKSNFSKKVASNQKRMKKLAHYAPSNYQNKYELVEAERARVLGQQIPAMELYDRAIRGAREQGFIHEEAIAYERAAEFYFSLGRDEIGKLYLKNAHHCYTRWGAKAKVKALEAEYPQILVGTTHRTEGKGISTRISTSGSNAQALDLSTVMKASQTLTSEIMLDKVLAKLMNIAIENAGAQKGFLILQSQIEPESEQGKWVIEAEGIVDSEAVNILRSRPVDAVDHDTQLPLLSTAIINYVIHTKENIVLNDATHEGQFTRDSYIIATHPKSILCTPLLNQGKLTGILYLENNLTTDAFTPERVETLKILSAQAAISIENSRLYQQLEAYSRNLEIKVDQRTQELQEKNQELSATLKKLKATQDQIIAQEKLASLGALTAGIAHEIKNPLNFVNNFAELSAELTEELLEELDSQKERLDPESTEYIEEILTDLGQNVKKINEHGKRADNIVRGMLMHSRGQGNERQLTDINTLLAEYVNLAYHGMRAKDSSFNITIETHYDPTIGQVSIVPQNISRVFLNVINNACYAAHDKKKAIGAGFTPTLSVTTKNLGDTLEIRIRDNGNGIPADIRDKIFNPFFTTKPTGQGTGLGLSISHDIIVGEHQGEIQVTTELGEYTEFKLILPQ; encoded by the coding sequence ATGACTTCTGTTGCTAACTATCAGATTCTCACCAAAATTCACGAAAGCCTTCATTCCTTAGTCTATCAGGCTATTGTTCGACACAATCATCAACCTATTATTCTAAAAATTCTGAAAAACGACTATCCGACGCTGACCGAAATCACCCAATATAAGCAGGAATATGAAATCACTCAAGCCTTAAATGTAGAGGGTGTGATTAAGGCGTATGATCTGCAAAGATATCAGAATAGCTTGGTTATTTTATTTGAAGACTTTGGCGGAAAATCCTTAAATCTATTAAAAGGGAAATTTAAGCTAGAAGAATTACTAACGATTTTTATAAAAATTACGGATAGTTTAGGTGCTATTCATACTGCTAATATTATTCATAAGGACATTAACCCATCGAATATTGTCTATAACCCCAAAACTGGACAACTGAAACTCATCGATTTTGGGATTTCTTCCCTTTTATCGCGGGAAAATCCAACCATTCGGAATCCCGATCACTTAGAAGGAACGTTAGCCTATATTTCCCCAGAGCAAACAGGTAGAATGAATCGAGTGATTGATTATCGAACTGATTTTTATTCTCTGGGGGTTACGTTCTATGAACTTCTCACTCACCAACTTCCTTTTGCAACCACTGATGCAATGGAGTTGGTGCATGGTCATCTTGCCAAGCAACCGATTCCACCTCATCTATTGAAAGAGAAATCAGAAGATAATCTAGAGACGAGCCATAACACTTATGTGCCGAAGCCAATTTCAGATATTGTCATGAAACTCATGGCAAAAACAGCAGAAGACCGCTATCAAAGTGCTTGGGGACTCAAAGCCGATTTAGAAACTTGCTTGCATCAATTACGAACGAGCGGTCATATTGCCGAATTTCATCTAGGTCAGCAAGATGTTTCAGATAAATTTCAAATTCCGCAAAAACTTTATGGACGAGAGGAAGAGGTTGTCCAACTTTTAGATGCCTTTGAGCGTGTGAGTCAAGGCGCGAAGGAAATCATTCTGGTGGCGGGTTATTCCGGTATTGGCAAGTCAGCTTTAGTGAATGAAGTTCATAAGCCGATTGTCCGACAGCGAGGTTATTTTATTTCCGGTAAATTTGACCAATTGAAACGCAATATTCCTTATGCTTCCCTAACTCAAGCTTTTCAGGAGTTAATTCAGCAGCTTTTGACCGAATCTGAAGCACAACTGCAAACTTGGAAACAGAAGCTGTTAGCTGCCCTTGGCAGTAATGGTCAAATTATTATTGATGTTATTCCTGAAGTAGAGCGAATTATTGGCGTACAGCCTCCAGTCCCTCAGTTGGGTTCAGTGGAGTTTCAAAATCGATTTAACTTAGTGTTTCAAAAATTTATTAGTGTTTTTACCACTCAGGAACATCCCCTGGTTATCTTCCTAGATGATCTTCAGTGGGCGGATACGGCTTCATTAAAGTTGATTAAGTTACTAATGAATAATAGGGATAGCCATTATCTGTTAATGATAGGAGCCTATCGAGATAACGAGGTTAATGCAACCCATCCTTTAATTCAAACCCTAGAGCAGATACAGGACACTGGGGAGCAGGTGAGTACGATTAATCTTCAGCCCTTGGATATTAACCACGTCAATCAATTAGTTTCTGATACGCTCAACTGTTCAAGAGAAGATTCAAGCCTATTAGCTGACTTGCTGTTCAACAAAACCAACGGAAATCCTTTCTTCCTGACTCAACTCCTCCAGTATCTATACACAGAAAAATTATTGTCATTTAACCTCAATGTGAGCCGTTGGCAGTGGGATATTGAGCAAATTCGATTAGTCGAAATAACGGACAATGTAGTTGAGTTAATGGTTGGTAAGCTAGAAAAATTAGACAGTCAGACGCAAACTATATTAAAGTTAGCTGCTTGTATTGGAAACCGATTTAACTTGGACGTTCTCTCGGTTGTCAATGGCACATCTTTATCAGAAACAGCCACTCAGCTATGGTCAGCCCTAGAAGCCGGATTGATTGTGCCTCTAAGTGGCGATTACAAAACTCCCCTGCTTTGGCATCCCGAGGTGGAATCAAAGATTAACTCAGATATATGGCAATCTTTTATTCAAAATGAGTCATACGCGATCAGGTACAAATTTTTACATGACCGAGTGCAGCAAGCGGCTTATGCTTTGATTCCCGGAGATATAAAAAAGGAAATTCATCTAAAAGTCGGTCACTTGCTCTGGAAGAATACCAAGTCAGATGAACTGGAAGAAAAGATTTTTGATATTGTTAATCAGTTAAATATCGGTGCTGAGTTAATTAGTGAACAGACAGAAAAATATGAATTAGCTCAATTAAATTTAATGGCTGGCAAAAAAGCCAAAATAGCAACAGCTTATGAAGTAGCTGTTAAGTATTTAACCAGGGCGCTTGAATTATTGGCGATAGATAGCTGGCAAGAGCAATATGACTTGACTCTATCTATCCATGTAGAACTTGTCGAATCTCACTATTTAAGCGCTAACTTTGAGGAAGCCGAAAGGCTTTTTGCTGTTGTCCTCCAACAGGCTAAAACTCTCCTTGATAAAATTAAAGTGTATGAGTTGAAGATTCAATCAGATATATCGCAACTTAATCTACAGTCAGCGATCGAGATGGCATTGTCTGTTCTGGAGATGCTAGGAATTAACCTTCCTCACACACCAAGTCAACGTAGGATTGAACAAGAACAAAAATCTATAGAATTATTTTTAAGTGATAAATCAATTCAAGATTTAACAAATTTGCCAGAAATGACCGATCCTTATCAACTCTCAGCGATACGAATATTACTCAATCTTGCCTCTCCTACTTATATTACTAATCCTCAACTGTTTATTTTGGTTGTCTTGAGTCTAATCAATTTCTATCTAAAATATGGAAATTCAGGTCTATCCGCTGGAGGTTATGTAATCTATGGTGTATATTTATGCGGAGTTGTAGAAGATATTGATTCTGGATATCAATTTGGTCAATTGTCTTTAAGTCTGTTAAATAAGTTTGATAATCGTCAATTAAAAGCCCTTGTTTCTCATAATTTTAACTCGATGATTAGGCATTGGAAAGATGACGTAAAAAACACAATAGAGCCGTTGCGGGAAGGATTCAATGACGGAATTGAAAATGGAGACTTAGAATATGGTTGTTATGCTTCTATAAATTATTGCATTCATCTGTTTTTTGCTGGACATAACTTAAAAGTTACAAATAAAGAATCAGCGATTTATGCTGATACAGCCATCAAATACAAACAATATTACTCTGCCTACTATATAAATATATGTAGACAAGTAATATTAAATTTGATCAATCAATCCGCCAATCCACTTATAGTATCAGGCGATGCATTTAATCAAAAAGAAATTTTGCCTGTTTTAATTCAAACTAACAACGATTGTACATTGTTCTTTTTCTATTTTGCTCAATCCTTTGTTTGCTACTTACTTAAAGACTATGGTGAAGCTTTAGCGAATTACCGTCTAGGGGAAAAGTATGAGAAATCAGCGGCGGCATTTATGTTTGTGACTCAGCAAAACTTTTATGGTTCTCTCTCACTGATGGCTCTGTATCCTCAAGCCACAAAACAGGATAAGTCTAACTTCTCGAAAAAAGTAGCGTCAAATCAGAAACGGATGAAAAAATTGGCGCACTACGCGCCAAGCAATTATCAAAATAAATATGAACTCGTGGAAGCTGAACGAGCGCGAGTTTTGGGTCAACAAATCCCAGCCATGGAACTTTATGATCGCGCGATTCGTGGGGCTAGGGAACAAGGGTTCATCCACGAAGAAGCCATCGCTTACGAACGGGCGGCGGAGTTCTATTTCTCCCTAGGTAGAGACGAAATCGGTAAACTCTACCTAAAAAACGCCCACCACTGCTACACGCGCTGGGGTGCGAAGGCTAAAGTCAAAGCCTTGGAAGCAGAATATCCGCAAATTTTAGTTGGTACAACCCATCGAACTGAGGGTAAAGGGATTAGCACCCGAATCTCTACATCAGGGAGTAATGCTCAAGCCTTGGATTTGTCAACGGTGATGAAAGCCTCGCAAACCCTCACCAGTGAAATTATGCTGGATAAGGTACTGGCGAAACTGATGAATATTGCCATTGAGAATGCAGGCGCACAAAAAGGCTTTCTGATTTTACAATCCCAAATTGAACCAGAGAGTGAGCAAGGGAAATGGGTAATTGAAGCCGAAGGTATCGTGGATTCAGAAGCCGTTAATATCTTGCGATCGCGTCCTGTAGATGCTGTTGATCATGACACCCAGTTACCCCTGCTGTCAACTGCTATCATCAACTACGTCATTCATACCAAGGAGAATATTGTCCTCAATGACGCCACCCATGAAGGACAATTTACCCGTGATTCCTATATCATCGCCACTCACCCCAAATCTATCCTCTGTACCCCCCTCCTCAATCAAGGCAAACTGACAGGTATTCTTTACTTAGAAAATAACCTCACCACCGACGCCTTTACACCCGAACGAGTCGAAACCTTAAAAATTCTATCCGCCCAAGCCGCTATCTCCATCGAAAACTCCCGCCTTTACCAACAACTCGAAGCCTACAGCCGTAACCTGGAAATTAAAGTTGATCAAAGAACCCAGGAACTCCAAGAGAAAAATCAGGAACTCTCCGCTACCCTGAAAAAACTCAAAGCCACCCAAGACCAAATTATCGCCCAAGAGAAACTCGCCTCCCTCGGTGCATTAACCGCCGGGATTGCCCATGAAATTAAAAATCCCTTAAACTTTGTCAATAACTTTGCCGAACTATCGGCTGAGTTAACCGAAGAACTCTTAGAAGAACTCGACAGTCAAAAAGAACGATTAGACCCAGAAAGCACGGAATACATCGAAGAAATTCTCACTGACTTGGGGCAAAACGTGAAGAAAATCAATGAACATGGCAAACGCGCCGACAATATTGTGCGCGGGATGCTGATGCATTCACGGGGTCAAGGGAACGAACGACAACTCACCGATATCAACACACTTCTAGCCGAATATGTTAATCTAGCCTATCACGGTATGCGTGCCAAAGATTCCTCGTTCAATATCACCATTGAAACCCACTATGACCCCACCATTGGTCAAGTTAGTATTGTGCCACAGAATATTAGTCGAGTCTTTCTCAATGTCATCAATAATGCCTGTTATGCTGCCCATGACAAGAAAAAAGCCATTGGCGCAGGATTTACCCCCACACTCTCCGTTACCACTAAAAATCTAGGGGATACCCTTGAAATTCGGATTCGAGATAACGGCAATGGCATCCCAGCAGACATCCGAGATAAAATATTCAACCCCTTCTTCACCACCAAACCCACTGGTCAAGGAACAGGGTTGGGATTATCCATTAGTCACGATATCATCGTGGGAGAACATCAAGGGGAGATTCAGGTAACAACCGAATTGGGCGAGTATACCGAGTTTAAGCTGATTTTGCCGCAATAA